GAAGCCTACATTGAATATGCCGGCCTCGGAATGTCTCAGGTGGAATTGACCAAGAAATACAAGAACGTGCTTATCACCCGCACCCTCTCAAAGGCATATGGCCTCGCCGGGATGCGCTTCGGTTACACCCTTGGTCACGAGGATGTGATCAAGCAGATCGCCGGTTCGCTCCTGCCGTGGAATGTTGGCACGATCCCCATGTGGGCGGCGCTTGCCGCCTTTGAAGACACCGAAGGTTTGGCGGAACGGGTCAAGTTCAACAACGATGCGATCAATTACATTAGCGAATCCCTGAGCGTGATCCCCGGCTTCTACGTCATGCCATCCAAAGCCAACTACATCCTGTTCGACTGCGGCGAGACGGGCAAGACCGGCAAGGAAGTTCTGGCTTATGCTGAAACCAAGGGCATCATCCTGCGCGGCGAGAGCAAGAAATACGGCTCCGACGGCTGGTTCCGTGTGACCATCGGCACGAAGGAAGAGAACGAACTCTTTGTCAACACCATTCTTGAATTCTTTGGTGTGAAGAAATAAATTGTCATTGCGAGGAGCGAAACGACAAAGCAATCCCGATATTTTCGTGGAGATTGCTTCGCCCGATCGTGCCCGCAATGACATGGAGGCAACCATGTCAAAAATCAAGGCAGTCTTCTTCGACCAGGACGGTGTGATCATCGACACCGAGCGTGACGGCCATCGCGTGTCCTTTAATATGACCTTCAAGGAATTCGGTTTCACCGACGAGTGGGATGTGGAGTATTACCATGAACTGCTCCAGATCGCAGGCGGCAAGGAGCGCATGAAGCATCACTGGAAAACGAATGGATTCTCCAAGTCGCTGACCGAGGAGGAGATCGACAACCTAGTCAAAGAGATGCACAAGCGCAAAACAGCCCTGTTCGTGGAATTGATCGAGACAGGCAAACTGCCGCTTCGGCCTGGCATTCACCGGTTCATGAAAGAGGCGATGGAGTCGGGTTTGAAGATCGCAGTCTGCACCACGTCCAATGAACAGGCGGCAAAAGCCATCACCGAAAAGATCCTATCCGACATCAAGTTCGATGCGGTGCTGGCCGGCGATGTTGTCAAGAACAAGAAACCCGATCCGGAGATCTACAATCTGGCGCTTTCAAAGCTCGGGCTAAACCCCGATGAAGTTTTCGTGGTCGAGGATTCCAAGA
This portion of the Anaerolineales bacterium genome encodes:
- a CDS encoding HAD-IA family hydrolase, giving the protein MSKIKAVFFDQDGVIIDTERDGHRVSFNMTFKEFGFTDEWDVEYYHELLQIAGGKERMKHHWKTNGFSKSLTEEEIDNLVKEMHKRKTALFVELIETGKLPLRPGIHRFMKEAMESGLKIAVCTTSNEQAAKAITEKILSDIKFDAVLAGDVVKNKKPDPEIYNLALSKLGLNPDEVFVVEDSKNGVKAAKAAGMKTVVTTNHYTEKEDVNAGDVIVTCLGDPDGEKASMTKGEIKGFDGVVRIKQLLEIFG